GGTGTCTATTGAACATAATCAGCGCTGAGGCAGTAAGTTCACTGCATTATGCTTTAATCATCAAATTACAGGTTATAACATATCTTGAAGCTATTGTATATGGGTCcttagtttttcttgttgtttaatacACTTGGCCCAAATTTATGATATAAATAATGAAGCACTAtatgcacaggatatttaaaacGTACAAAAGTATAGAACTAGATGGCAAATGGTTTTCTctgctcttcaaacacacaaaagacATAGCCATTACAGCAACATGTTGTAATTGGTGAAATGACCGTCACTGTCTCCACTGCGCGACATATCAATCTGAACGGAGTCGGGGCAAAGTTACAAGGTTTCGCTGACAGTTTAAGGATCCAATGGCGTTCAGTGAAAAGCTCTTTTGAATGgttttcattggttaaatatttgttaaaccCTCATACGCTAGCATACTCTGCCATACAGAAATGCCACCCCTGCATAGAAGTAGCCTACATATTTAATACACTAGTTACTCATTATATTACCATATTGACCCGAATAAaagacaatgtttttttcttgaaaatacaTATGAAAAAATGCGGTCACCTTATATTCAGGGTCTATACATTGACATGTTAGTAATACAACCACAACAATAGTATCCTTTTAACAATTCTTATCATAAAAGTCACAACTGATTTTTTACTCATCTTATGTTACTACTGGTCAGAATGGCCACTGTAGagttcaatttaaaaacaatcttactagtaagaattattttaataatatttggaataagtactagtatctaataattGTATAGTAGCTATTGAATAAGTAATAGTAGTTTATGAATAGGTactagtatttaaaaatgtagtcaTGATTAGTATAATTACCAGTCAGAACTGAATAGCTGAATATCTGAATGACAAATCCTAGTAACAATAGagtagaaaatattaaatatttaaatagtaacaGTAGAAGTCACTAatgaaataagtactagtatctaatgaagtACTAGTATCTGTTTAATATGTACTAGtatcttttaaaaaggtactaATACCTAAAGAAAAAGAACCAGTatataatggaaaatatattattatctaaaaaataagtaccaGTAGCGTGAAAATAGATACTAGTAAGTTTTaaggattaaatgttaaaacagattGCCATAGTATGAGGCAAGACTTGAATCCCCATTATACAGTTTATATTGTAATAGCTTTAACAAACAGTCCCCAACCAAACAGTTCTAAAATGCAGAATGCTAGAACAGGTGAGGTATTAATGGAGACAGGTATTACCAGATTAACCAGACGCTACATGCATCAACATGATCAGTGTTTGGCTTTAGCAAATGGTCTACCTTCTAGTAGACAGAAACACACCTGGTTTTCTTActtttgaattaaatattgtATGTGATGATAACATTTAAAATTCCTTGAAGTTAACAGTCTTTCAGAacattacatataataaaaatatgttatattaaaaatacattcacatgtGAATTCCCCTTTATGGaaactttattaaaatactttGATTTCCcagtaaaaaagtacaaaaggtAAGCACTTGAttgatacaaaaatataaaagaactGAAGTTGTAAGAACTTAAATGCTTTTACACAAAAAAGCTCAGTAAATCAAAGGAACAAGAGCTTGTTGCATTTCAGATCAGCATTAATACTGTCTGAGTAATTCAGCTATAAACAAAATATGACATACTGTCAATTAACACAAAATCATTTCAACCCGTTCCttggaaatgcatttaaaagttagaatttcattttaaaaacataaatatcaacacattttgtttttgaccACTTTATGAACTGAAAgttgaaagtattttctgtggtaatcagcAGCATTTCACAAATTATAGGGCTTAACTTGAACCTGCTATTTTCCTTAATGGAAAATTTAATTTGCTGTCATTAttgataattaaaaacacaaatcactCCACCAATATGAATGACCACATTAAATCCAACTTAAACAGAAACTTTCCATTAGCTGTTTGGAATTTAGAAGTATACATTGAACTGAACTACTTATTAGCAAAGCTGAAATATGGCTTgaatacttgaaaaaaaaaaaaaaagattatgctgATGGTTTGCGTGcactaaatttcacaaatttgGTCACTGCTGTATGGTCTCTGCCACATCAGCGGACTTTCaacgctaaaaaaaaaattctgtaaacacACCAGCAAGATGAAGACAGAAAGTCTGGTACACTGAACTAAAACAGCTGGACAACCAAATGTGCTGGATTTCCCGCTGGGGtggaaatacaaaaatatggCTCTTGAATGCAGTGCAGCACATATTTTCCTGAGAGACCAAATGGAAAACTCCACAATATTgaaaatttaagaaaaacattgcattttcatTACTAGCCtacttaattataagtaactGCATCTTAAATCAAAAACTGTGCAATTCAATTGTAAAAACAGCCAAAATTGGAAACCTTTCAAAAACTAAATGGCAAATGTTGATTGAGTTTGGCAATTCCTActataaacacaacatttatgaaCAACAAGTTGTGTTACATCAGCTACCTATAGGGGTTTTAGCCAACAAGCTACAGTACTGTATATCTTACtgtaaaacatacaaaaagatGTAATAATAGCAAAGATGAGTATGTCAACAAACTGAATCATGAACTGGATGcctcattttataatatataatagaagaTCAGAAAATGAATGCAAAGAGAAAGACACGTACTGAAGTTCCAGTTACTGTAAAACCATTTGAAATGTATATGGCCAGATGTGTGTAATAGTACAAGTGCTAAAACTGACAAGCAACATACTAAACAATGCCCGCACCCAAACTTCTACATGAAGTTCCTTTCTGGTTTTCAAACAGAAAGCTTCATTCTCATCTGTATTTGTTGAGTTAATTCCTCGGGTGACTGTGGATTAGAAGTCTGAATCCTCTTAAGTGAGTCTGATTCCCAGTACCTGCTCCAATTCCTGTCTCCTCTGCTGGACCTGAAAATCAAACATTGCACTATTATAGATGCTATAGCAGTTGCATAAACACAGCaactatgttaagactgtgtaACTAGCAGTCAACCAAGGGGTAATCAGTCACATTGGACCAATCTACCTATTTGTGAAAAATTAggactaactttttaagactagtctaagcaggtTATGCAACTGACCACTGATGTGTCTTGTAATGGAAAGAAATACCAAGTGTTCACCTTTGAAAATATATAGCGTCCAATAGCTTCTTTGACCCAGGGTGAGTGGTAAAACTCGGTTCTTCTCTCCTCCTCTGGATTTCCCACAGTGTCTGTCATTAACTGCATAAACCAAGACAAAACATCAATTAATGGCGGATGGCAAATAAAAGAAGCCTGAAGAAAATCCAATGAGGAAAACTGAAAGTACTTTGAGATCTCGGCTCTGAGACTTGAGCCAGTCCTGGATGAAATCCTGTGGGCTGTTACTGAAGCTGAGCATGAAGTCTCTCTGGGTTTTCAACTGATTGATGGATTCAATAGTCTCATGGATCATGGAGAATGAAAAATTTAggttaaaaactatatataagtAACTTCAGAATGGGTGGAAAATAATTTACATGAGGTGTCTTTTATGTCCCCGCACACACACCTTAATCTCCAGGGCAGTGATCTCCTGCTGATTAGTTGTGGATGACAGGAAACTGGTCATCTGAGCCTTCAGAGGGTCGTCCACCTCAACATCGATATCAAAGCATGCAGTCTTCTTCTGATCATTGGGATCCACACTGACAAAATTATGCAGCAATAAAGcagacataaaaaacaacaacattcagaTCACTCTACAAATCTATTCTTtacaattttacacattttagaaTAGTCATCAAAACTATGAGATGAAGGTATGGGAATTATATGACAGTTGTATACCAAAattgttaaacaaataaaaacttttttcaataGTATTTCTTACAAGGTTTTCCAAAAGGAGTTCACATGTATGCTGGACACAAGTTGCTTTTCCCTCCCTATTCAGGTAAATTCACCCATTTAAAATAGACACAATTTTACTCAGGAACAggaaccacaaacacacacctgatgATATGATTGATGACGATGGGTTCAGGGTGCTGAAGGAGGCTGGCAAGTTTCATGGGGATATCTGAAAATCTCATCCTGGGGCAGCCAAAAATCTGCAGGATTACAGCAGTTCGGTTCAGTTTCATGCCTCAGTATAACCACTGAGTATAACCACCTATCCCTTTGTTGCCTTTGCATAAGGAATGCAATAATTATCTCACATCAAGTATTAAACCTGATTCTGaagtttgtttggttgtttgtgtttAACGCCATGCCAGCTTCTGTGGCtattttcatggagaaaaaaatatataacaaattatattaggttttccaaatttatttttgctaaaaaagttcaaaaagataattaaaaaaaagttttctcatagGGTTAAAACCAGCACAATCTAGTAAAACATGCTTCAGAGATAAAGGGTTTTGGCAGAGAGAACATGTTGGAGGATCTACTGCTAGTATTAAAAACTTGTGTGTCATCCTGGAATGACCTATTCTACAGCGggtatatatataattctttacaaaagatttaaaaaaattcaatttcctAAGTGAAATTACCATGGTTTATAAAGATGGATATGATTGTGAGTTAGGAGTTGGTAACACAAGAGCTAATGCAGATTTGAGTGTCAGCATAACAGGGGAAACTGAAAACAAGTAATCTGATTCCTTGGTTTCAAGGAATTCTGATTAAGTGGAAGCATATAGACTACAAAGAGAAGTGGGCAAAGAACCGAGCCCTGGGGGATGCCTCTGTTGACAGGTCAGGAGCAGTGGAAAGTTTCTACTTCTGGAAAAGACAAATTGCTATCTATCACTTAGGTACGATGTGAACCAGTGCACAGCTGTTCCGGTAATACCAACGGCTTAGAGGCAAGTGAAAGCAAGTTGTGTCAGACAGTGCCAAATGCAAAGCTAAGATATAGGGTTTCAGATGAGTTTTTCTTTTCTCAAGAGTTTTAAACAGAGATTTTGAGTTTTGGGTTTTGTGAAGAACTTTGTCATTTCTTGCTAAGAGGCCTAAACATTTTGGGTACCTGTCTGAAGTATCGGTTGCAGTTAATGTATTCTTTCTCATGGCAGTCTTGCAGCTTGTTGTTTTTGATGTAGAGCCACAAGGCCTGCATGATACTGGCTCTGGTCTGAGTGTGCACGCCCAACAGTCGTGCCAGGCGTGGATCCAGCTTATACTGTGGAGGCTAAGTCAAGTAGAAGGAGAAGTAAGATGATAGTTCATCATGTCATTAAAGAGATGCAACTATATACTTTGTAACAAACAAACTTaggaaatgaatcaaactgaagtCTGATTTTCTTCTAAAGACCCCATTAGTTTTTTGGCTTTTAGTCCATGCCTGCAAAAGTAACTTTtataaagttactttttttttaatacagtttgttGTCTAGctgttaaaatttacatttattgaatCCCTTAAACAGAAAATCATCACTGGTGACTAATCTACATAGCTCTGATTTGCCACTGCATTGATATTTTTAACTGTGTTCTAATGCTCAAGATTATGCTCCAAAACACATGTCAAAAGAAATCTTGGTTGCAAACTGAGCAGAATGTAATACCGTAATCAACAACTTTcattaaatttcacatttcacttcaagcgtgaccatcacaataaatgTCATATAACTATGCAGGggcattttttgcctttttgccCTTATCTTGAATTTGGGTtgcatttgtgttcattttgatGGCATCTTTAGCCCCAAGCCTGATCAACAgactttatatgtgtgtgtgtgtgtgtgtatgatatacCTGGTGGTCTAGCATGAGAAGGAGAGTACATTTCACATTCACATCCCCTGGTCTCTTCACCTGAAATCCATCTGTCTCCTGAGTTGTAGGCATTCTGTGCCACTAAGACATACAGAAAAAGATATGACTAGAGAAATAATGGCCGAATTTACTGTGAGACAgtacatgacggtgagtaaatgatgccagaattttcatGTTGTGTTTGATGAGGTCATCATGATCATGAGGATTTAAGTAGATTTACTCATATTGTGGGACATATTAACTCAGacttgtaatatataaaatatgatatataactCTATATCATACCTCCACCAAGTGGTTGTCTGGGCC
This region of Cyprinus carpio isolate SPL01 chromosome B12, ASM1834038v1, whole genome shotgun sequence genomic DNA includes:
- the LOC109053444 gene encoding SWI/SNF-related matrix-associated actin-dependent regulator of chromatin subfamily D member 2 → MASRSGLSGFPVNPSTPINPSMNPMNSGHSSAMRMSAMPQNSPFRVMGSTPNQYHQSYAHRSSMSPSRGMPMGGMGSMGSPLPGPSYSGAMPMRPGMPQAAMDPARKRLLQQQQQQPGGLMGPRRGVKRRKMADKVLPQRIRDLVPESQAYMDLLAFERKLDQTIARKRMEIQEAIKKPITQKRKLRIYISNTYTPGKPEGEEAEKVASWELRVEGKLLEDPGKQKRKFSSFFKSLVIELDKELYGPDNHLVEWHRMPTTQETDGFQVKRPGDVNVKCTLLLMLDHQPPQYKLDPRLARLLGVHTQTRASIMQALWLYIKNNKLQDCHEKEYINCNRYFRQIFGCPRMRFSDIPMKLASLLQHPEPIVINHIISVDPNDQKKTACFDIDVEVDDPLKAQMTSFLSSTTNQQEITALEIKIHETIESINQLKTQRDFMLSFSNSPQDFIQDWLKSQSRDLKLMTDTVGNPEEERRTEFYHSPWVKEAIGRYIFSKVQQRRQELEQVLGIRLT